In one Nymphaea colorata isolate Beijing-Zhang1983 unplaced genomic scaffold, ASM883128v2 scaffold0001, whole genome shotgun sequence genomic region, the following are encoded:
- the LOC116267863 gene encoding uncharacterized protein LOC116267863, protein MYSQKKKIVQVYQLKNDVYSLRQGDHSVAYFYAALKSKWEELDYYYDETWDCLQVQVCYLAKEWENRVFLFLAGLNDDFEGIRSQILNSNRLPNIEDVYSRVEAEEQLRLVITRKRRDHISYNGRSALVSHGPIRAVGPPGKCTHCKKTGHTVAFCWDLHLEKKNSRGKPSSGKKSTSDATNSSGGKASISAK, encoded by the coding sequence ATGTatagccaaaagaagaaaattgttcaGGTGTATCAGTTGAAGAATGATGTCTATTCTCTACGACAAGGTGATCACTCTGTAGCATATTTCTATGCTGCCttgaaatctaagtgggaggaacttgactactacTATGATGAAACTTGGGATTGTCTGCAAGTTCAAGTGTGTTATTTAGCCAAAGAATGGGAGAATAGGGtattcctatttttagcagggtTGAATGATGATTTTGAAGGTATAAGGAGTCAAATCCTTAATTCTAACAGACTACCTaatattgaagatgtttactcTCGAGTAGAAGCTGAAGAACAACTACGCCTTGTTATTACTAGAAAAAGGAGGGATCACATTTCGTATAATGGGAGGTCTGCTCTTGTTAGCCATGGTCCTATAAGAGCTGTCGGACCTCCTGGcaagtgcactcactgcaagaagactggtcatacAGTGGCtttttgttgggacctccatcttgaaaagaagaatagtcgaGGGAAaccttctagtgggaagaaatCTACTTCTGATGCTACCAACTCTAGTGGAGGGAAAGCCTCTATCTCAGCTAAATAG